In Deinococcus maricopensis DSM 21211, the sequence TCGACGCCCTGGAGCGCCTGTACGAGCGCGCCAAACGCGACGCGCTGTACCTGGCGTTCGCCATCACGAACATCAAGGTGGACCGCACCAAAACGCTCAGTCAGCACGAGGGCCGCGCCGACATCGGCGTGCGCGTCACGCGCGAGACGGCCCGCGGCGTGTACGTGTCCGGCGTGAAAGGCATCGGCACGGGCGCCATCTTCGCGGACGAAATCATCGTCGGCAGCATCGACCCGCTCGCGCCGACCGACGCGGCGTACGCCGTGACGTTCGTCGTCGCCGCCAGCACGCCCGGCCTGAGCTTCCTCTCCCGCGCGTCCTACGCCACCGCCGGGCACGAGGACGACTACCCGCTCTCCACGCACTACGACGAGAACGACGCCCTGCTGGTGTTCGACGACGTGTTCATCCCCTGGGACCGCGTGCTCGTGAACCAGGACGTCCGCCGGAACTTCGCCATCTGGTGGGAAACGCCCGCGTACACCAACATGGCGCAGCAGGCGTCCGTGCGGTTCTGGACGAAACTGGAGTTCATGGCGGGCGTCGCCGGCCTCGTCGCGCGCAGCAGCGGCCTCGACGGCACGCCGGCCGTGCGCGAACGCCTCGGGCAGCTGCTCGCGCACGTCCAGACGGCGCGCGCCATGGTCCTCGCCGCCGAAGCCGCCGCCCGCCCCGGCCCGCACGGCATCCTCGAACTCGACCGGGACCTCGTGTACGCCCAGCGCGCCTTCGCCGGCGACGTGTACCCGAAATTCATGCATGAACTGCGCATGCTGTGCGGCAGCACCCTCATCCAGCTGCCCCCGTCCGTGCACGACCTGCACCACCCCGCGTACGGCGACGTCCTGCAGCGCACCCTCGGCACGCCCCACCAGGCTGCGCCGGAACGCGCGCGCCTCATGCGCCTCGTGTGGGACCTCACCAGCTCCGAATTCGCCAGCCGCCACGCGCACTACGAGCAGTTCTACCAGGGCCCACCGCACGTGTACCTGTTCCAGATGACCGTCACCGGCACCTTCGAGCGCCTCATCCAGCGCGTCACGCGGGCACTCGACGGCACCGAGCGCGTCACCGCAGCGGCGCTGCAACCGTAACCCCGACACCCACCCCACCCAGGAGCCCCCATGAACAGCACCGACACCCACCCCCGCCCGTCCCTCGTCCTCGGCAGCACCGGTAAGACCGGGCAGCGCGTCGCCCGGAAGCTCCAGCAGGCGAACATGCCCGTGCGCGGCTGCGCGCGCAGCACCCCCATCCCGTTCCACTGGGATGACGAACGCACCTGGCTGCCCGCCGTGCGCGGCACCGAAGCGGCGTACATCGCGTACGCGCCGGACCTCGCGCTCCCGCAGGCCGCCGAGCAGATCGCGTCGTTCGCGCAGGTCGCGCGCAATGAGGGCGTCGCGCGGCTCGTGCTGCTCTCCAGCCGCGGCGAACCGAACGGCGTCCGCTGCGAGGAGGCCGTGCAGGCCAGCGGCGTGGACTGGACGATCCTGCGGTGCAGCTGGTTCGCGCAGAACTTCACCGAAGGGGCGTTCGCGGACAGCCTCCGCCACGGCACGCTCGCCCTGCCCGTCGGGGGCATCCCGGAGCCGTTCATTGACGCCGACGACATCGCTGAGGTCGCCGCCGCCGCCCTGAGGGGCGGGCACGCCGGGCAGGTGTACGAACTGACCGGCCCGCGCGCCCTGACGTTCGCGCAGGCCGTCCATGAAATCGCCGACGCCACCCAGCGGCCCCTCCAGTACCACCACATCAGCCTGACGGACTTCACGGGCACCCTCGCGCGCCACGGCACCCCGCAGCACGTGACTGACCTGCTCGCGCACCTGTTCACGGAACTCCTTGACGGCCGCAACAGCGCCACTGCCGACGGCGTGCAGCGCGCCCTCGGGCGGCCCGCGCGTGACTTCCGTGCGTTCGCGCGCGAGTCCGCCGCGCAGGGCGTCTGGGCGCCCGTTCTGGCCGGTTGAGGTGCCCGCTGAGGTGCGGCATTCAGCGCCGAACCTCAGGTCAGAGGGCGCCCACGGGGAGGCTGAAGCATGAAGGGGTCTTCATGTCACTCAGGTGTGGTGCATCATCTGCCTGAAGCGCAGGCCACGACTTGCGTAAGGTCAGCTTTGGGTCACCTGAAGGTCACTTCAGTCGCGTCTCCTGAAACACCCTGTGTGCTCGGACACACTGAGGCTGTTCAACCGGCCCCCGGGCCAGACGTTCACCTCAGGAGGAACCACCATGACTCGGAACCCGAAAACCGCCCTGCTCGTTCTGACCCTCGCCCTCGCGCCGCTGCCCGCCCTGGCGCAGGACACCAGCACCGACACCACGACCACCGACACGACCACGTCGGGCACGACGGACACCGCCACCTCGGGCACCACCGACACGGCCACCGCCGGCACCAACGACACGAACGACAATGACAATGACGGCTTCGACTGGGGCTGGCTGGGCCTGCTCGGCCTCGCCGGTCTCGCCGGCCTGCGCCGCAAAGAACCGACCGTGGTCGTCCCCGACCGCACCACCACCACGACGCGCTGAACCGTCCAGGAAAGGGGCGGCCTCCTGGGAGGCCGCCCCTTTCCCGTGGCCCCCAGGGAGAGCTGACAGAGCAAACTGGCCCCCGTTGCGTCCGTTCCTCGCGAACGCTGTGTAGCAGGCACCGAACTGCACCGCGCGCTGGAGGGCTCAGGGGGAGCCGTAGCGCCCGGCATGGTCCTTCGTTCAGGGAAGTTCCCGGAGGCAGGGTACCTCCGGGGTCAGAAGCGCGTGAAGTACGCGGTCGCATCGGTGCGCAGGCCGCTTTTCGTGTACAGGCGGTGGACTTCCGGCGCCTGACGTCCTGTGATCAGCATGACCTTGTAGGCGCCCAGGGTGCGTGCGAGATCCAGGGCGTGCGTCATCAGGGCTGTGCCGACACCCTGGCCGCGGGCGTCTTCGCGGGTGACGACGTTCTCGATCAGCGCGTAGGGGCGCGCGCCCTGCGTCAGGTTGGGCACGACGACCAGGGTGACGGTGCCCAGCACGTCACCTCGTTCTGCAACGAGTACGTGGATTTTGGGGTCGGTCAGCAGGGCCTGCCAGGTTGCCTGCGCGGCGTGCTGGTCAAGTGCCGGTGAGGACGGGCTCAATTGTCGGTAGAGGGTCGTGAGGGCGGGCAGGTCATCAGGGTGTGCCAGGCGTACGTGCAGCGCGGACATGGCGGAAGTGTACGTGCAGAAGGCCCGGAGAGGCAGGCGTGGGTCTGCCGAGCGCCCGGGCGGCGGTCAGCGGGGGCCATGAGGGTGCCCTTCAGCACCACCTGCCGGGCGAGGCGGTGCAGCAGTTTCCGCGCGAGCCGTGGCGTGCTGTCCGGTGTGCCGAGCGTGACGTGCAGGGCGGCGCGGTCCCCGGCGAGGCGGCGCTGGAAGGTGCCTGCGCGCGCCGTGGGTTGCGAGGAGGGCGTTGCGTGCACGCTTCGTAGGCCGCGGTTGCTCCGGCCTGTGGGCGCAGGAGCCTGATGCCTGGAGGTCCGCGGGGCCTTCCCAAACGGCGAGATCCGTAAACCATGGGTCGTGGACGATGGGTCGTCCGAAGGCGCGGCGGTGCGTGGCCCACGCTGGAGCTTCGTCGAGTGAGCGGCGTTGCGTGCCGGCGGCGTTGTGCACGCGGCTGGACGTGAGGACTTCCATCATGAGGGGGTACGGGCGGGGAGGGGCGATTTCAGCCGCTTTGGCGCCAAGCAGGTCGACTTCGCCGGTGGGGAGGCCCGGCGTGCCGAGTTTCTCCTTGAGGCGCCGCACGCGGGAGTGGTTTATGGTGCCGTCTGGGAGGTGGCTGGGGACGAGGTACGGGGCAGCGGACCCGGCGTGCCCGCCGGCGGGGCGGGCGGTGGCGACGGCGAGGCCGCCGCTGGCGTTGCTGGTGCACCAGTTCAGGCCGCAGTGCTCGCCGTGCAGCCTGGCTTCGGTGGTGGCGCCGTGCAGTTCCGTGGCTTACGTGCCGCCGGTTTTCGCGTGGCCGTCTATGCGGGTAACGTCGGGGAGGTGGTGGGGAGTGGAGGCTGATGTCCGCCTGGGAGAGCAGGGAGCCCATCGTGAAGCTCAGGAGGTGCGGGGCGCCGTCGTGATCGGAGCGGCCGATTCGTAGGCGGCGACGATGCGGTTCACGACGTGGCCGTCGTGGTCGGTGGTGTTCGCCTGGGCGTCGACTTCGGTGCGGACCCAGGTGTGGAACGCGCGGAGGGCGTCGCGGGAGTAGCGAATTCAGGCACGCGCGTTTCGAGGTGGGTCGTCAGGTACGGGTCGTATGGGGGCGCGGCCGGGGGGTCACGTGCCGCTCACGGCTGTGAGGGCGTCCTGGGCGGTGGGGGGCTGGAGCAGTCCGGCCTGGTCGAACCACGCGACGGTGTCGCGGATCATGTCGTTGAGGGGGCGGGGGGCGTACCCGAGTTCGCGGGCGGCGCGGGCGTGGCTGACGCGCTGGTTGCTGGTGACGGTGGCGAGCGTCGCGCGGGTGAGTTGCGGGGTGGCGCCGGTGCGGGCGGCGCGGCGTTCTTCTAGGCGGGCGACGCCGTGCGCGAGCCATAGTGGGAGCGTGCCGCGGGGGGGCGGGCGCCGGTGAGGGCGGCGGCGCGGCGGGCGACGTCGAGCGTGCTGGCCCACGTGCCGCTCAGGATGAAGTCCGCGCCGCGGGGCGCGCGCGTTTCGGCGCGCAGGGCGCCGTCGGCGACGTCGCGGACGTCCACGAAGTCGAACCCGCCGGGCAGCGCGACGGGCATTTCACCGAGGGCGGCGCGGCGCACGAGTTGCGTGGTGGAGCCGACGCGGTGGTCGTACGGCCCGAGGATCGCGGTGGGCCGCACGATGACGGCGTCCAGGCCAGCGTCCAGGCCGCGCTGGACTTCCTGTTCGGCGAGGGCCTTGGAGTACCCGTACGGGAAGGGGTGCGGGGAGGACACGAGCGGGCGGGCCTCATCGACGGGCGTGGCGTGGGGTTTGCCGACGAGCGCGGCGACGGAGCTGACGTGCACGAGGCGGCGCACGCCGGCGGCGAGGCAGGCGTTCACGACGTTGCGGGTGCCGTGCACGTTCACGGCGTGCAGGGTGGGCCACGCGTCGTGGCCGAGGGCGATGTGCGCGGCGACGTGGTACACGACGTCGCCGCCCTCGAAGGCGCGTCGCAGCGCGCGTTCGTCGTGCAGGTCGCCGGGCGCGCATTCGACGTCCAGTCCTTCGAGGGCGCGGCGGTCCTGGCGGATCAGCGCGCGGACGGGCCGCTCCTGGGCGCGCAGCGCGCGGATGAGGGCGGCACCCAGGTGCCCGGTCGCTCCGGTGACGATCACCATGTTGTTCCGTTTCCTTTCGGCAGGAGTAGAGGGGCGCGCCGGGGGCGCGCGGGTCTGCAGGGGTGGGTTGCCTGAATGGTAGCACTGCCCGTGTGGGGCGCAGGGTGGATGTTGAGCGCGGCAGTGGCGCACGCGCCGGACCGTGAAGGCCTCTTCAGTGGAGGTTGCGCCTGGTACGGAGGAGGCGGTGGGTACGCTTGGGGCATGACGGACGTCATCGTGATCGGGGCAGGTCTTGCGGGGTTGATGGCGGCGCGGACGCTGGACCGCGTGGGCCTGGACGTGCAGGTCGTGGAGGCGCGGGACCGCGTGGGGGGGCGGGTGTGGTCGGCGCTGCTGGAGGGCCTGCCGCAGCCGGTGGAGTACGGCGCGGAGTTCATTGAGGGGCCGGACAGCCTGAGCTGGCGGGTGCTGCGGGAGGCGGGGGCAGCGGTGATGCGCGCGGATGGGGAGTCGTGGTGCGCGCGTGGCGGGCAGCTGACGCCGGGCGATCCGGTGCGGGAGGCGGTGGACGCTGCGCTTCCGCGCCTGCAGGGGCGCGCGGTGGACGCGCCCCTGGCGGTGGCGGTGGAGGAAGCGCTGCCCGGCGCGGTGCACGCGGACGCACGCGCGCTCGTGCGCCGGTACGTGGAGGGGTTCGATGCGGCGCCCGTGGACCGCGCGAGCCTGCACTGGTTCCTGGAGGTGGAGGCGGGCGCGCCGGGGGGGCGCATCGTCGGGCAGTACCACACGCTCGGCGGGAATGACCGCCTGCCCGTGCACCTCGCCGGTCAGTTGACGGTGCCGGTGGCGGTGGGCGAGGCGGTCCATGAGGTCCGCTGGTCGCCCGGTCACGTGGAGGTGGTGACGGCGGGCGGGGTGCGGTCAGCGCGCGCGGCGGTCATCACGTGGCCGGTGGGGGTGTGGCAGGTGCACGCCGGGGAGGGCGCGGTGCGGTTCGTGCCGGACCTGCCGGAGCACCGTGCGGCCGCGGGGGCGCTCGCCATGGGCGACGTGATGAAGATGACGGTTCAGTTCAGTGACCGGTTCTGGGAGGACGTGCGCGCGGGCGACGCGTCGCTGCTGAACCTGAAGTACCTGCAGACGGACGAGGACGTGCCGACTTTCTGGACGCACCTGCCGGCGCACGCGCCGCTGCTGGTCGCCTGGGCGGGCGGCACGTGGGCGCAGCGGCTGCTGACGCACTCCGCGTCGGCGCTGCGTGAGGCAGTGATCGGCAGCCTCGCGCGGGCGCTGGGGCGCGCCGGCGGACGTGAACGCGCACGTGGTCGCGTGGCACCACCACGACTGGCGCGAGGACCCGTACGCGCGCGGCGCGTACAGTTACGTGCCGGCAGGGGCGCTGTGGGCGCGCGAAGAACAGCGCGCCCGTGGCGGGCACGCTGTTCTTCGCGGGGGAGGCGACCGCGCGCGACGGGCACACCGCAACCATGGAAGGGGCGCTGCAGAGCGGCGAGCGGGCGGCGCAGGAGCTGCTGGACGCCTGGGCGACCCTCGCCACCCCCTGACGGGCGGTCTTGGGTGCGGGCGGTCCTCATGCGCCCGCCGGTATCCTCCGGGCATGCCGCCTGCCCCGTCCGCGTCTGTGGTTCGCCGCCTGTACGGCCTGCTGCGCCCCTACCGCCGCGTCGTGAGTGTCGGCCTGCTGTGCCTGATCGGCAGCGTCGCCGCGGAACTGTACCCGCCGCTGGTGTGGGGGCGGGTGGTGGACGTCGGCCTGGCCCGGCAGGACTGGGGGTACATTGCCGGGCAGCTGGGCGTGCTGGTGGTGGTGTTCGCCGCGCAGCAGGTCCTGGGGGCGTGGCGGGGCGTGCTGCTGGAACGCGCCGGGCAGCAGCTAACGCTGGACGTGCGGCTGCAGCTGTACAACAAGCTCGCGCGGCAGTCCGCGTCGTACTTCGAGGCGCAGCGCACCGGGGACCTGCTGTCCCGCGTGACGGCGGACGTGGACGGCATTCAGGACGTCCTGCTGCGCGGCACGGACGCGGTGCTCGGCAACGCGCTGCGCGTGCTGGGCGTGGTCGTCATCTTCATTTCGCTGCAGCCGCTGCTGGGCGTCCTCGTGACCCTCCCGATGGTGGCGGTCGCGGCGCTGCTCGCGCGGTACAACGGCGCGGTGCGGCCCGCGTACCGCGCGGCGCGCACCCGCCTGGGGGACCTGTCGGCGCTGATCAACGACCGCCTGACGGGCATCCGTGTCGTGCAGGGGTTCGCGCGTGAGGGGCACGAGGCGGCGCGCATCGCGGACCTCGGGCGGCAACTGTACGACGAGGGCCTGAAGGCCATCACGATTCGCAACCGCGTGTTCCCGGTCGTGCGGTTCGTGTCGAACTTCGGGAACATCCTGATGCTCGGCGGGGGCGTGTGGCTGATCACGCAGGGGCGGTTCACGCTCGGCGGGCTTCTCGCGTACCGCGGGTACGGCCGGTACTTCTACGGGCCCATTGACGACCTCGTGAACATCAACGACCTGCTGCAGCGCGCGGAGGCCAGCGGGCGGCGCATTTTCGAGGTACTGGACGCGCCGGAACCCATTACGGAACGCCCGGACGCGCGACCGCTGCCCCTACCGGCGCGTGGCGAGGTGGCGTTCGAGGACGTCACGTTCGGGTACGACCCGGCGCGGCCCGTGCTGCAGAACGTGAGTCTGCGCGTCCGCGCGGGGGAACGCGTGGCGGTGCTCGGCGCGAGCGGCGCGGGGAAAAGCACCCTGATTGGCCTGCTGACGCGCACGCACGACCCGGACGGCGGGCGCGTCACGCTGGACGGCGTGGACGTCCGTGACCTGACGCTCCCGTCCCTGCGGCGCGCCGCGGCGCTGATGCAGCAGGACACCTTCCTGTTCCACGACACGGTCCTCGCGAACGTGCGGTACGCGCGCCCGGACGCCAGCGAGGATGACGTGCGCCGCGCTCTTGACGTGGCCGGCGCGACCGCCTTCGTGGACGCCCTGCCGGAGGGCCTGCTGACGATGGTCGGGGAGCGCGGCGTGCGCCTGTCTGGCGGGCAGCGGCAGCGCCTCGCCATTGCGCGGGTGCTGCTGGCGGAACCGGCCGTGCTGCTGCTCGACGAGCCCACCAGCGCCGTCGACGCGGAATCCGAGGCGCAGATCGTGAGCGCCCTCGAACGCCTGATGCGTGACCGGACGGCCCTGATCGTCACGCACCGCCTGTCCCTGGCCCGCGCCGCGGACCGCGTGATCGTGCTAGAGGGCGGCACCATTGTGGAGGAGGGCTCGCCCGACGCATTGCGGCGGCAGCGGGGGCGGTACGCGGCGCTGGAACGCGCCGCGCGGGCCGGCGAGTGAGGGCGCCGGTCCCTCTTCCCCACCGGGCAACCGCTGGGGCGCACGTGGGCGCGGCCAGTCGGCGTGCCGGACGGCGTTCGGGTTGCCACTGGGGGGATGGTGGCGCTCGGCGTCGCGCGGTTCGCGTCCGCCCGCGATGCATGCGGATCTTGGCTGGTCGTCCACGCCGTCCGGCAGGCTGAGCGCCGCGAATGCGGCGCGGTCCCGGCTGGGCGCGGCGCGGGCATCACCGGAGGGGCGCCCACTGCGGTTGCAGTGGGCGCCCCTCCGGTGGGTGTTCAGTTGAGGGCGCGGGTGCTGGCGGGCAGCGTACCGCCGGCGAGGAGTTCCGTGGTGGCGTCCTGCAGGGCGGTCAGGGCGACGCGCTGCGTGAACGGGCCGGTGGAGAGGCGGGCCACGCCGAGTGCTTCGAGGTCACGGGCGGGGAGGCTCACGCCGGGCACGCTGATGAGCGTGAGCTTCTGCGGGCCGAACGCGTCGGCGACCTCCGCGATTTCCTGGCGGTCGGTGAGGCCCGGCACGAACACCACGGGGGCGCCGGCGTCGAGGAATGCGCGGCCACGGCGGATGACTTCCGCGAGCACGTCGGCGCGGGCGGTGCCGGGCGCGGCGCGCAGGGCGGCGTCCGTGCGGGCGTTCAGGACGAAGGTGATGCCGGCCTCGCGGCCTGCGGCCATGACGGCTTCGACGGCCGTGACGGCTTCGTTCAGGGGTTTCATCTGGTCTTCGAGGTTCCCGCCGACCACGCCGATCTCGATGGCGCGGCGCGCGGTGTCGCCGGCGTGGCCGTATCCGGCTTCCATGTCCATGCTGACGGGGACGTTCACGGCCTGGACGATGCGGCGGACCATGTCGAGGTGCAGGTCGAGGGGGATGCGTTCGCCGTCGGGGTAGCCGAAGGTGGAGGCGATGGAGTGGCTGGCGGTGGCGAGGGCGCGCGTGCCGGGCGTGGCCGCGACGACCTGCGCGGAGACGACGTCCCAGACGTTGGCGAGTACGAGGAGTTCCGGGGCGGTGTGGAGGTCGAGGAGGGTGCGGGCGTGCGTGGCGAGGTCGGTGGTCATGGTCGTCTCCTTCTGGGGATGGGTCAGGTGGGCTGGAGGGCGTTCAGAAACCGCTGGGCGGCCTTTTCGAACTGCGCGGGGTCGCCGAGTGCGCGGGCGAGCAGCATGGCGCCGTCCAGGGTGGACAGGAACGCGAGGGCGAGGTCGTCCGGGGTGCCCGTGAAGTGCAGTTCGCCGGTCTGCTGTCCGGCGTCGAGCACGCGGGTGAGCCAGGCGCGGTTGAGGTCGAAGAAGGCGCGCACTTCGGTCTGCATGCCGTCCGGCAGGGTGAGGAATTCCCCCGCGAGGGCGACGCACAGGCAGATGCGTCCGTCCGGGTGGACGACGTCGCGGTAGGCGCTCAGGTAGCGGTGCAGCAGGGTGGTGGCGGGGGCGGAGGTGGCGGGCAGGTCGTCTAGGGCGCGTTCCAGGCGCTGGCGGTAGCGTTGGACGAGGGCGGCGCCGAGGTCTGCCTTGTTGGGGAAGTAGTAGTGGATGCTGGCGTTGCGGATGCCGAGGGGTCGACTGATGTCGGCGTAGCTGAAGGCGTTATACCCGCGTTCCTGAACGAGGCGTTGTGCGGTGTCGAGGATGAGTTCGAGGGTTTCGCCTTTCGCGGACATGTCGCCATTGTCTACCTACATGTAGGTAAAGTCAAGCGAGCGATGACAAGTCACTGCCACCAACGCGTCAATCAGAGACGGCCCAGAATGGCCGCCAATCAACACGGAGGGCCCGCGCAGCTGCGCGGGCCCTCCGTGGCGGCTGTCCCTTGTGGGTGGTGGGCTCAGCCGCCCTTGTTCGCCGGGGTCACGTACCCGATGCGCGTAAACGTGAACCGGGCCTTCTTGCTGTACAGCAGCAGGTGCTTCGTATCGGCGCTGATCAGGTAATGGGTGGTGCCGTTCAGGGCGCTCAGGAACGGCTCCGGCAGCGCATACAGGCACCGCACGCGCGGGTCTGGAGCGTCCGGCGTCAGCGACAGGCGCAGGACGCCCGCGCCCGCCTCGATGGACCCCTGGAAGGTGCCGCAGCCGACCTGGCCGCGTACGCTGTTGGCGATCACCAGCTGCCCTTTGGGGAGTTCCGGCGTGGGACGGGTGCTGGCCGTCGCGCCGGTCAGTTGCCAGATGCCCATGAGGGGCGCGGGAACGGCAGCATGCGCGCTGCCCATCAGGGCCGCTACGGAAAGCAGGGGAAGAAGACGCATGCGTCACTGTAGGCGCCGGCTGCTGATGGGTCGCTGACCGGCCGCCACATGCACCTCAGGAACCGGCACCTGGCTGCGTGTGTTCGGTCCGGCATGAAATTTTTCTCAGTTGATCTCGTACACCCTCGCGGACGTCGCGGGCGACACCGCCGTCCCCCTGCTGCAGGTGACCTGAGGGGCGCCCGCACCGTCCTGCGGGCGCCCCTGTGCGCCGGGCTCAGCGGGCGTGCCGCTCCAGCCACACTTCCAGCTCCTCGGGCGGGGCGGGACGCGCCACGAAGTACCCCTGCACGCGGTCGCACTGCCACGCGCGCAGCGTCTGCAGCTGCTCCTCGTGCTCCACGCCTTCCGCGACGACCTGCAGGCCGGATTCGCGCGCGAACGTGATCAGGGACCGCACGATGGGCCGCGACGACCGGTGGCCCTCGCGGGGCGCGACGAGGTCCGTGATCAGCGACCGGTCGATCTTCAGGACCTGCGCGGGCAGCTGGAACAGGCGGCTCATGCTGGAGTACCCGGTGCCGAAGTCGTCAATGGCGAGGTGCAGGCCCGCGCGCAGGAGCGCCTCGTACTGCGGCATGCCGTGGTCGTCCATGACTGCACTTTCCGTCACCTCCAGTTCGAGCGCGCCCGCGTCGAGGTCGTGCGCCGCGAGGGTCCGCTCGACGAACGCCGCGAAGTCCGGCTGCGCGAACTGCCGCGGGGCGACGTTCACGCTGACGCGCAGGTCCGGCCAGCGCGCGCGCCACACCTGCAGCTGACGGCACGCGGCGCGCAGCACCCACTCGCCGACGCCCACCATCAGGTCGCTTTCCTCCGCGACGGGCACGAACCGCCCGGGCGGCAGCAGGCCCAGGGTGGGGTGCTGCCAGCGCACGAGGGCCTCCACGGCGACGGGCGCCAGCGTGTCCGACGCGACGATCGGCTGGTAGTGCAGGCGCAGCTCGTCGCGGTCCAGGGCGGCGCGGAGGTCTTGTTCCAGTTCGAGGCGCGCGAGCGCGGCGTCCCCGAGGACCGGCTGGAAGCGGCGGACGCTGCGCCGGTCGCGTTTGGCGTGGTACATGGCGAGGTCTGCGTGCTTCTGGAGGGTCGTGACGTCCGTGCCGTCGTGCGGGAACAGCGCGATGCCGATGGACGCCGTGACGACCAGCGCGCGCCCCACGAGGTCCATGGGGGCGCTGAGCGCGTCGAGGATGCGCTGCGCGGCCGCCTCGACGTCCGCGTGCGCCTGCACGTTGCGGAGCAGCACCGTGAATTCGTCACCGCCCTGGCGGGCGACGAGGTCGCCGTCGCGGACGCAGACGCTCAGGCGCTCCGCGACCTGTATGAGCAGCGCGTCGCCCACCGGGTGCCCGAGCGTGTCGTTCACCTGCTTGAAGTGGTCGAGGTCGATGAACAGCACGCCCAGCGTGGTGTCCGGGCCCTGCACGGCCGCCTGCAGCGCCCCCTCGAACGCGGCGCGGTTCAGCAGGCCGGTGAGGGCGTCATGCTGCGCCTGGTACGCGAGGCGTTCCTGCGCGAGCTGCAGCGCCGCATTCGCCTGCGCGAGCTCCTGGTTGCGGAGACGCTCCTCGGCGGCGCGGTGCTCGAGGCGTTCCACCTGCAGTTGCGCGGCCAGCACCTGGGATTTGTGCAGCAGCACGTCCGCGGTGAGCTGCTGGCTGATGCGGTCGTGCGTGCGCGCGTGGTGCAGCGCGGCCGCGTACGCTCCCTGCGCCTCCAGCACGAGCGAGAGGTGCTCGTGCGCGGCGTCCACGCGGGGGATGATGTTCAGGGTTTCGGCGAGGTGCAGTGCGCGTTCCAGGGCGGCGTGTGCCTCGGGCAGGCGCCCCTGATGCCGCAGGACGCGGCCCATGGTGACGAGGCTGTCGCAGAGGTTCTCCTGATCGCCGAGCTCCTCGGACAGCGCGAT encodes:
- a CDS encoding EAL domain-containing protein, encoding MPHPAPGTPNPPEDWRRVDALNDEADAVLMSSMLRAQELAHEAYTLAVSSGYAAGAARAGMLRGYGHYFLGRFEDARTDFEGSLERAAALGLRALEARSLNGLAITDVQTGQFGRGLERHLACLRLVQSMHDDLGQCRSLNNIGNLYINLKEHERALKYHLDALDIATRIAHPIMISSASINAAIDYHDLEQYDEALRLNERSLQRARDGDLRQHECLLLANIAANLLGLGRADEALRSAQAAIALSEELGDQENLCDSLVTMGRVLRHQGRLPEAHAALERALHLAETLNIIPRVDAAHEHLSLVLEAQGAYAAALHHARTHDRISQQLTADVLLHKSQVLAAQLQVERLEHRAAEERLRNQELAQANAALQLAQERLAYQAQHDALTGLLNRAAFEGALQAAVQGPDTTLGVLFIDLDHFKQVNDTLGHPVGDALLIQVAERLSVCVRDGDLVARQGGDEFTVLLRNVQAHADVEAAAQRILDALSAPMDLVGRALVVTASIGIALFPHDGTDVTTLQKHADLAMYHAKRDRRSVRRFQPVLGDAALARLELEQDLRAALDRDELRLHYQPIVASDTLAPVAVEALVRWQHPTLGLLPPGRFVPVAEESDLMVGVGEWVLRAACRQLQVWRARWPDLRVSVNVAPRQFAQPDFAAFVERTLAAHDLDAGALELEVTESAVMDDHGMPQYEALLRAGLHLAIDDFGTGYSSMSRLFQLPAQVLKIDRSLITDLVAPREGHRSSRPIVRSLITFARESGLQVVAEGVEHEEQLQTLRAWQCDRVQGYFVARPAPPEELEVWLERHAR